Proteins from a single region of Takifugu rubripes chromosome 4, fTakRub1.2, whole genome shotgun sequence:
- the LOC115249698 gene encoding ubiquitin carboxyl-terminal hydrolase 37-like yields the protein MQKKSTLFTFLHTIALHHPEFGNDAQQDAHEFLNTVLEQLSSISAEIRSLANERHQSYTCPVEAHISFQMLSTMLCHSCGHKRENMEEILILSVALEDTIMQSIQLHLKEQLLDFKCDCGASQTTSKRSFFTLPNVLIVHLLRIQWSYFGAQKIHRATCLSRELLLSTNQSSEKTKYTLKSIVNHLGSCTTSGHYICDGVFRNASQGDGNACWVTYDDDVVTETNVNHVCQQRQKTAYLLYYEKMEEDENPD from the exons ATGCAGAAGAAGTCCACCCTCTTTACATTCCTGCACACCATTGCCCTGCATCATCCAGAATTTGGAAATGATGCCCAACAa gatgcccACGAATTTCTGAACACCGTCCTGGAACAGCTGAGCTCCATCTCTGCAGAGATCAGGTCTTTGGCGAATGAGAGACACCAAAGCTACACCTGCCCTGTGGAGGCTCACATCAGCTTCCAGATGTTGAGCACCATGCTGTGCCACAG TTGTGGCCATAAGCGTGAAAATATGGAGGAGATTCTGATCCTGTCCGTGGCGCTTGAGGACACCATCATGCAAAGCATACAGCTGCACCTGAAA GAGCAACTGCTGGATTTCAAATGTGACTGTGGCGCCTCCCAGACGACATCGAAAAGATCCTTTTTCACTCTGCCAAA TGTGCTGATCGTCCACCTTTTGAGAATTCAGTGGTCCTACTTTGGTGCACAAAAAATACACAGAGCCACGTGTTTATCgagggagctgctgctcagcacgAATCAGAGCAGTGAGAAG ACAAAATACACTCTGAAGAGCATCGTGAACCATTTGGGGAGTTGCACTACCAGCG GCCATTACATTTGTGATGGCGTTTTTCGAAATGCAAGCCAAGGGGATGGTAATGCCTGCTGGGTGACATACGATGACGACGTtgtcacagaaacaaatgttaACCACGTGTGCCAGCAGCGGCAGAAAACAGCATATTTGCTGTATTATGAGAAGatggaagaagatgaaaatcCAGACTAG